Proteins encoded by one window of Conger conger chromosome 1, fConCon1.1, whole genome shotgun sequence:
- the LOC133142102 gene encoding free fatty acid receptor 2-like codes for MANHVVILSVYILTFLIGLPANILSLCAFSVNIRSKATPTNILLLNLTVSDLLFLLFLPLKMHESASGMRWDLPYFLCSVTSFFFFSTIYTSSLLLMAVSVDRYLGVAFPIRYKLLRKPVYGALGGAFAFLFGSGSCSIVFFTQHLLPGNTPGNTSVCYENFTPRQLEVLLPVRLYLFFVLFLVPLLVCTFCYLSCIRLLYARPRICSRKRQKAVGMALGTLLVFVVCFLPYNLSHLLGYLQGDSPSWRYYTLLLSTANTCLDPIIFYFSSSTFQATIKHSLYRLMGRRHQPKANEGSNLSKGG; via the coding sequence ATGGCGAACCATGTGGTGATACTGTCCGTCTACATCCTGACGTTCCTGATTGGCCTTCCTGCCAACATCCTGTCCCTCTGCGCCTTCAGCGTTAACATCCGGAGCAAGGCCACGCCCACCAACATCCTGCTGCTCAACCTGACGGTGTCagacctcctcttcctcctcttcctacCGCTGAAGATGCACGAGTCTGCATCCGGCATGCGCTGGGACCTGCCCTACTTCCTGTGTAGCGTcacttccttcttcttcttctccaccATCTACACCAGCTCCCTCCTGCTGATGGCCGTCAGTGTGGACCGCTACCTGGGCGTGGCCTTCCCCATCCGCTACAAGCTGCTGCGCAAGCCCGTCTATGGGGCGTTGGGCGGCGCCTTCGCCTTTCTCTTTGGCTCCGGCAGTTGCAGCATCGTCTTCTTCACCCAACACCTACTGCCAGGCAACACGCCAGGCAACACCTCCGTCTGCTACGAGAACTTCACGCCGAGACAGCTGGAGGTCCTGCTCCCTGTGCGGCTTTATTTGTTCTTCGTCCTCTTCCTCGTCCCACTCCTGGTCTGCACCTTCTGCTACCTGAGCTGCATCCGTCTCCTGTACGCCCGGCCACGCATCTGCAGCAGGAAGCGGCAGAAGGCCGTGGGCATGGCTTTGGGCACgctgctggtgtttgtggtCTGTTTCCTGCCTTACAACCTCTCCCACCTGCTGGGCTACCTGCAGGGAGACAGTCCCTCCTGGAGGTACTACACCCTTCTCCTCAGCACCGCAAACACCTGCCTGGACCCCATCATCTTCTatttctcctcctccaccttccAGGCCACCATAAAGCACTCCCTCTACAGGCTGATGGGGCGCCGGCACCAGCCCAAAGCCAACGAAGGATCTAATCTAAGCAAAGGTGGCTGA
- the LOC133139297 gene encoding free fatty acid receptor 2-like, with translation MANHVVILSVYILTFLIGLPANILSLCAFSVNVRSKATPTNILLLNLTVSDLLFLLFLPLKMHEAASGMRWDLPYFLCSVTSFFFFSTIYTSSLLLMAVSVDRYLGVAFPIRYKLLRKPVYGALGGAFAFLLGSANCSFIFLTQHLLPGNTPGNTSVCYDNFTPRQLEVLLPVRLYFFFVLFLVALLVSTFCYLSCIRLLYARPRICSRKRQKAVGMALGTLLVFVVCFLPYNLSHLLGYLQGDSPSWRYYTLLLSTANTCLDPIIFYFSSSTFQATIKHSLYRLMGRRHQPKANEGSNLSKGG, from the coding sequence ATGGCGAACCATGTGGTGATACTGTCCGTCTACATCCTGACGTTCCTGATTGGCCTTCCTGCCAACATCCTGTCCCTCTGCGCCTTCAGCGTTAACGTCCGGAGCAAGGCCACGCCCACCAACATCCTGCTGCTCAACCTGACGGTGTCagacctcctcttcctcctcttcctacCGCTGAAGATGCACGAGGCCGCATCTGGCATGCGCTGGGACCTGCCCTACTTCCTGTGCAGCGTcacttccttcttcttcttctccaccATCTACACCAGCTCCCTCCTGCTGATGGCCGTTAGTGTGGACCGCTACCTGGGCGTGGCCTTCCCCATCCGCTACAAGCTGCTGCGCAAGCCCGTCTATGGTGCGTTGGGCGGCGCCTTCGCCTTTCTCCTTGGCTCCGCCAATTGCAGCTTCATCTTCTTAACGCAACACCTACTGCCAGGCAACACGCCAGGCAACACCTCCGTCTGCTACGACAACTTCACGCCGAGACAGCTGGAGGTCCTGCTCCCTGTGCGGCTTTATTTCTTCTTCGTCCTCTTCCTCGTCGCGCTCCTGGTCAGCACCTTCTGCTACCTGAGCTGCATCCGTCTCCTGTACGCCCGGCCACGCATCTGCAGCAGGAAGCGGCAGAAGGCCGTGGGCATGGCCCTGGGCACgctgctggtgtttgtggtCTGTTTCCTGCCCTACAACCTCTCCCACCTGCTGGGCTACCTGCAGGGAGACAGCCCCTCCTGGAGGTACTACACCCTTCTCCTCAGCACCGCAAACACCTGCCTGGACCCCATCATCTTCtacttctcctcctccaccttccAGGCCACCATAAAGCACTCCCTCTACAGGCTGATGGGGCGCCGGCACCAGCCCAAAGCCAACGAAGGATCTAATCTAAGCAAAGGTGGCTGA